GTTGACTTCATTTTGAATTTGTAGACTTCTCTTGTAAACTTCTTATCGAGCTTGTAGACTTCTCTTGTAAACTTCTTATCGAGCTTGTAGACTTCTCTTGTAAACTTCTTATCGAGCTTGTAGACTTCTCTTGTAAACTTCTTATCGAATTTGTAGACTTCTAGAGTACGAGTTTAATTCTTTGTTTGTCTTGTTGCTGCAGACTTCAAAATGGATAACCTTGATTTCCCACCGAGGATGTATACTGTAGGGCAGGAACCTGTTCCGGGTAAAAGCATTACCTACTACAGTGATAACAGCAAGCTCTTCTCTGCTCTTAAAAAAGCACTCAACGAAGATGAATGGGAGGAGCTCAAGAACTCCACAGTAGGAGTGTTCTTGAAGTTCCACGAATTGGATTTTGGATGGGCTTCAAGGTTGGTGCACTATATACTGAGTTATCAGCTTGATTGCAAGAAGAAGTACGAGTTGTGGAGTCTAGTAGGTGTTCGACCAGCGAGGTTTTGTCTGCATGAATTTGAAGAGATAACAGGGCTGAACTGTAAGTATGTGAAGAATCTCGAGAATCCGCTGGTTGAGGTAACAGATGAGATGAGAGCATTTTGGGGGAAGATGGGAGTGCATTTCGACCGGGGGCCAAGTATTGAGGAATTAACCACAGCGTGTCAGATGTGTGAAACATGGTCTCGAAATGATCGGCTGCGTTTAGGGTATCTAGCCATCTACGCTGGCTTCATCCAAGCACCAAGAAGCTCGTCACCTACATGTGCTAGCCTGGCTAGGTTGGTGATGGATCTAGAAGCT
This Raphanus sativus cultivar WK10039 unplaced genomic scaffold, ASM80110v3 Scaffold3133, whole genome shotgun sequence DNA region includes the following protein-coding sequences:
- the LOC130506339 gene encoding uncharacterized protein LOC130506339 is translated as MDNLDFPPRMYTVGQEPVPGKSITYYSDNSKLFSALKKALNEDEWEELKNSTVGVFLKFHELDFGWASRLVHYILSYQLDCKKKYELWSLVGVRPARFCLHEFEEITGLNCKYVKNLENPLVEVTDEMRAFWGKMGVHFDRGPSIEELTTACQMCETWSRNDRLRLGYLAIYAGFIQAPRSSSPTCASLARLVMDLEAFKAYPWGRVAFKFLMDSVKGLDLAKPSYAMEGFVQVLQVWVYWCLPEFAAGFGDPIEGTPTPPLLAYSGNRGKRYLKENIVKQTRVNNFALKDLSEMFPLWDGDREDKRLIT